From Megalobrama amblycephala isolate DHTTF-2021 linkage group LG8, ASM1881202v1, whole genome shotgun sequence, the proteins below share one genomic window:
- the nfil3-5 gene encoding nuclear factor, interleukin 3 regulated, member 5, producing MESLNLPTQNNSASLDTLETFSNYSESLPSPQIASPPRQGRLIKPKPNTTCRRKREFISDEKKDASYWEKRRKNNEAAKRSREKRRLNDMVLENRVIALNEENVRLKTELLQLKLRFGLISSASYMEKTQQISNGSEAATNGANGTGATSGNPYYSSSGYSSASQVMMNSDSSEAEQPTRSERHTTLPKYSPRGSLSDMSDGSSRDSPEPINFDIKHESSGMDINRLEASVLNGMFNGHQSLGRLETHQPQEMEQEGANNPAPPSATPQRSVILFRSGSSSYPVESQRVEDMEQQVASQTQQNGQITHFTPTGCSLPIRPDGLETLSEVAQQLARRSLDSPNYEFTNGKADAGESRRFVIQQQDLSFQGQCRSQVQDSTPNSFAPDLLNEARKALVCQGSNPYLGTLNEEPPELTYEGCPRADGYYQEHSSSGKDSSSSDGDPRSSDKEASTDDESPSSSSSDTGGFHAVHQSASSPTMVISDSYQYGDNQGEMKGTALPHKLRLKYRALSNGGSQDIQATTAATSPDSALPQHPYLALAQVNQQQGSSCGSKEGESDTADELCTQQFPSREREEGWKESGKRSSGGRGSRNKKRD from the coding sequence ATGGAAAGCCTAAATCTTCCTACCCAAAACAACAGTGCCAGCTTGGACACATTAGAAACGTTCTCAAACTACAGTGAGAGTTTACCATCACCTCAAATTGCCAGCCCTCCTCGTCAAGGTCGACTAATAAAACCAAAACCCAACACCACCTGTCGACGGAAGCGGGAGTTCATCTCGGATGAGAAAAAAGATGCATCCTACTGGGAAAAACGACGCAAGAATAACGAGGCTGCAAAGAGGTCAAGGGAGAAACGCCGGCTCAACGATATGGTGCTGGAGAACAGGGTAATAGCGCTGAATGAGGAAAACGTGCGGCTGAAGACGGAGCTCCTGCAATTGAAATTGAGATTTGGACTCATAAGCTCTGCCTCTTACATGGAAAAGACCCAGCAAATCAGCAATGGTTCCGAGGCAGCGACTAATGGAGCTAATGGTACAGGAGCAACTTCTGGAAATCCATATTACTCAAGCAGTGGATACTCTAGTGCTTCTCAGGTCATGATGAACTCCGATTCCTCAGAGGCTGAGCAGCCGACCAGGAGTGAACGCCACACAACGTTACCCAAGTACTCCCCCCGTGGATCACTCTCCGACATGTCAGATGGATCTTCACGGGACAGTCCTGAACCTATAAACTTTGACATCAAACACGAGAGCTCTGGAATGGACATTAACAGGCTTGAGGCAAGTGTTCTTAATGGCATGTTCAATGGCCATCAAAGTCTCGGACGACTGGAGACTCACCAACCTCAAGAAATGGAGCAAGAAGGCGCCAACAACCCAGCCCCTCCATCTGCCACGCCCCAAAGAAGTGTCATCCTCTTTCGTTCTGGAAGCAGCTCCTACCCTGTTGAGAGCCAAAGGGTTGAGGACATGGAGCAGCAGGTGGCATCCCAAACACAACAGAATGGGCAAATCACTCATTTTACTCCAACAGGATGCAGTCTACCAATAAGACCTGATGGTCTAGAGACTCTTTCAGAGGTGGCACAGCAGCTGGCCAGGAGGTCTTTGGATTCACCAAACTATGAATTCACTAACGGCAAGGCAGATGCTGGGGAGAGCAGGCGGTTTGTCATACAGCAACAAGACCTGAGTTTTCAAGGACAATGCAGAAGTCAGGTTCAAGACAGCACCCCAAATTCTTTTGCCCCAGATTTGCTCAACGAGGCCAGAAAAGCCCTTGTATGCCAGGGGTCCAATCCCTACCTCGGCACTCTGAACGAGGAGCCACCAGAGCTAACGTATGAAGGCTGCCCAAGAGCAGATGGCTACTACCAAGAGCACAGCTCCTCAGGCAAGGACAGCTCCTCCAGTGACGGAGACCCACGCAGCTCAGATAAAGAAGCCTCCACTGACGATGAATCTCCCTCATCCTCTTCCTCTGATACTGGTGGATTTCACGCCGTCCACCAGTCAGCATCCTCACCCACCATGGTCATCAGTGATTCTTACCAGTACGGAGACAACCAAGGTGAAATGAAAGGCACTGCTCTGCCACACAAGCTAAGGCTTAAGTATAGAGCACTATCCAATGGTGGCTCCCAAGACATCCAGGCTACAACAGCTGCTACGTCACCCGATTCCGCTCTGCCTCAGCACCCCTACCTGGCGTTAGCGCAGGTTAACCAGCAGCAAGGCAGCAGCTGTGGAAGCAAGGAAGGGGAGAGTGACACAGCAGATGAACTTTGCACACAACAGTTTCCTTCCAGAGAGAGGGAAGAGGGATGGAAGGAAAGCGGGAAGAGGAGCTCAGGAGGACGAGGTAGCAGAAACAAGAAACGTGACTGA